In one Pseudomonas fitomaticsae genomic region, the following are encoded:
- the nirB gene encoding nitrite reductase large subunit NirB, translating to MKKLKLVMIGNGMAGVRTLEELLKLSKELYDITVFGAEPHTNYNRILLSPVLAGEQTFEEIVLNDLDWYLENNIKLLLNRKVVEIDRVKRRVIAEDGTEAEYDRLLIATGSTPFILPIPGNTLQGVIGYRDIADTQAMIDTAKTHKHAVVIGGGLLGLEAANGLMLRGMHVTVVHLGEWLLERQLDKTSGQLLQTALESRGLHFRLCEQTQALHDAGNGRVGSVQFKNGDIIPADLVVMAAGIRPNTELAEKAGIPCNRGILVNDTLQTYDPRIYAIGECASHRGIAYGLVAPLFEQAKVCANHLAQLGFARYQGSVTSTKLKVTGIDLFSAGDFMGGEGTETITLSDPIGGVYKKLVIKDDVLVGACLYGDTADGGWYFRQIRENHAIGEIRDHLMFGENALGDVGHQGQDKAMSMADNAEVCGCNGVCKGTIVKAIQEHGLFSVDEVKKHTKAASSCGSCAGLVEQILINTVGGAADVKPKSEKAICGCSDFNHGQIRQAIREQHLLSIAGTMSYLNWRTPNGCATCRPALNYYLISTWPGEAKDDPQSRLINERAHANIQKDGTYSVVPRMWGGVTNPSELRRIADVADKYQVPMVKVTGGQRIDLLGIKKQDLPGVWKDLDMPSGHAYGKSIRTVKTCVGSEFCRFGTQNSTQLGIDLEHDLFNMWSPHKVKLAVSGCPRNCSEAGIKDVGIIGVDSGWEMYIGGNGGIKTEVAEFFVKLKTAEEVREYNGAFLQLYREEAFYLERTVHYLQRVGMEHIKKAVLEDPERRKALNERLQFSLSFEQDPWKERLAQPQLKKEFDVIPVKNLEVPA from the coding sequence ATGAAAAAACTCAAACTGGTGATGATCGGCAATGGCATGGCCGGGGTTCGCACCCTGGAAGAATTGCTGAAACTGAGCAAAGAGCTGTACGACATCACGGTCTTCGGCGCCGAACCGCATACCAACTACAACCGCATCCTGCTGTCGCCGGTGCTGGCCGGCGAACAGACCTTCGAAGAAATCGTGCTCAACGACCTCGACTGGTACCTGGAAAACAACATCAAACTGCTGCTCAACCGCAAAGTGGTGGAGATCGACCGGGTCAAACGCCGGGTGATCGCCGAGGACGGCACCGAAGCCGAATACGATCGCCTGCTGATCGCCACCGGCTCGACCCCGTTCATCCTGCCGATCCCCGGCAACACCTTGCAGGGCGTGATCGGTTACCGCGACATCGCCGACACCCAGGCGATGATCGACACCGCAAAAACCCACAAGCACGCCGTGGTGATCGGCGGCGGCCTGCTGGGTCTCGAAGCCGCAAACGGCCTGATGCTGCGCGGCATGCACGTCACCGTGGTGCACCTCGGTGAATGGCTGCTGGAGCGGCAACTGGACAAGACCAGCGGCCAGCTCCTGCAAACCGCCCTCGAATCCCGTGGCCTGCACTTTCGCCTGTGCGAACAGACCCAGGCCCTGCACGACGCCGGCAACGGTCGGGTCGGCTCGGTGCAATTCAAGAACGGCGACATCATCCCCGCCGATCTGGTGGTCATGGCCGCCGGCATCCGCCCCAATACCGAACTGGCAGAAAAGGCCGGCATCCCGTGCAATCGCGGGATTCTGGTCAACGACACCCTGCAAACCTACGACCCGCGCATCTATGCCATCGGCGAATGCGCCAGCCACCGTGGCATTGCCTACGGCCTTGTCGCGCCGTTGTTCGAACAGGCCAAGGTCTGCGCCAACCACCTGGCCCAATTGGGTTTCGCCCGTTATCAGGGCTCGGTGACGTCGACCAAACTGAAGGTCACCGGCATCGACCTGTTTTCCGCCGGCGACTTCATGGGCGGCGAAGGCACCGAAACCATCACCCTCTCCGACCCGATCGGCGGGGTGTATAAAAAACTGGTGATCAAGGATGACGTGCTGGTTGGTGCCTGTCTGTACGGCGATACGGCAGATGGCGGTTGGTATTTCCGGCAGATTCGTGAGAATCACGCCATCGGCGAGATCCGCGATCACCTCATGTTCGGAGAAAACGCACTTGGCGACGTAGGACATCAGGGCCAGGACAAAGCCATGAGCATGGCCGACAACGCCGAAGTCTGCGGCTGCAACGGTGTGTGCAAGGGCACCATCGTCAAGGCGATTCAGGAACACGGGCTGTTCAGCGTCGACGAGGTGAAGAAACACACCAAGGCCGCCAGTTCCTGCGGCTCCTGCGCCGGGCTGGTCGAGCAGATTCTGATCAACACCGTCGGCGGCGCGGCGGACGTCAAACCGAAAAGCGAAAAAGCCATCTGCGGTTGCAGCGACTTCAATCACGGCCAGATCCGCCAGGCCATCCGCGAGCAGCACCTGCTGTCCATCGCCGGCACCATGAGCTACCTCAACTGGCGCACTCCGAACGGTTGCGCCACTTGCCGCCCGGCCCTCAACTACTACCTGATTTCCACCTGGCCCGGCGAGGCCAAGGACGATCCGCAGTCGCGCCTGATCAACGAACGGGCCCACGCCAACATTCAGAAGGACGGCACTTATTCTGTGGTGCCACGGATGTGGGGCGGCGTGACCAACCCGTCGGAACTGCGGCGAATCGCCGACGTGGCGGACAAATATCAGGTGCCGATGGTCAAGGTCACTGGTGGTCAGCGCATCGACCTGTTGGGGATCAAGAAACAGGATCTGCCTGGTGTGTGGAAAGACCTCGACATGCCGTCCGGCCACGCCTACGGCAAATCGATCCGCACCGTGAAAACCTGCGTCGGCAGCGAGTTTTGCCGCTTCGGCACACAGAATTCGACCCAGTTGGGCATCGACCTCGAACACGATCTGTTCAACATGTGGTCACCGCACAAAGTGAAACTGGCGGTCTCCGGATGCCCACGCAACTGTTCGGAAGCGGGGATCAAGGACGTAGGAATCATCGGTGTCGATTCCGGTTGGGAGATGTACATCGGTGGCAACGGCGGGATCAAGACCGAAGTCGCCGAGTTCTTCGTCAAGCTCAAGACCGCCGAGGAAGTGCGCGAATACAACGGAGCGTTCCTGCAGCTGTACCGCGAAGAAGCCTTCTACCTCGAACGCACCGTGCACTACCTGCAACGGGTCGGCATGGAGCACATCAAGAAAGCCGTGCTGGAAGATCCCGAGCGTCGCAAGGCCCTGAACGAGCGCCTGCAATTCTCCCTGTCGTTCGAACAGGACCCGTGGAAAGAGCGCCTCGCCCAGCCGCAACTGAAGAAAGAATTCGACGTGATCCCTGTGAAAAACCTGGAGGTGCCGGCATGA
- the nirD gene encoding nitrite reductase small subunit NirD: MNWLDICALEEINALGSRIIAGPKGDIAIFRTSDDEVFALDDRCPHKGGPLSQGLIYGKRVACPLHNWQIDLQSGEAQAPDVGCAHHHPARVENGRVQLALRDAV; the protein is encoded by the coding sequence ATGAACTGGCTCGATATCTGTGCCTTGGAAGAGATCAACGCCCTCGGTTCGCGGATCATCGCCGGGCCCAAAGGTGACATTGCGATCTTTCGCACAAGCGACGACGAGGTTTTCGCACTCGATGATCGCTGCCCGCACAAGGGCGGCCCATTGTCCCAGGGACTGATCTACGGCAAACGCGTCGCCTGCCCGCTGCACAACTGGCAGATCGATCTGCAATCCGGCGAAGCCCAGGCACCGGACGTCGGCTGCGCGCACCATCACCCGGCCCGAGTCGAGAACGGCCGGGTGCAACTGGCCCTGCGGGACGCCGTCTGA
- a CDS encoding bifunctional protein-serine/threonine kinase/phosphatase, whose product MALQLSFAEASATGPRAENQDALRLVTPAPALAASKGFLFAIADGVSQCADGGLAARSTLQALALDYYATPETWSVAQALDRLLLAQNRWLQANGGGQPLLTTVSALVLRGRRFTLAHVGDCRVYRWDAETLQRISEDHVWDQPGMQHVLKRALGLDQHLVLDFLDGELRDGECFVLLSDGVWAALGDTTIAGILRDQPDLHSAAQTLVNAAHLAGSQDNASALLVRVDAVGEACLGDALIHLQQWPLPPPLKPGQVFEGWRVQGIVGQSQQSLLYRVLDGQGQAWLLKTLPAQLADDAQAGQALLAEEWFLKRVAGRHFPEVHSAGQRQHLYYVMREYSGTTLAQLFEQSGPLPLAQWQDLAERLLRAVGLLHRRQILHRDIKPENLHLGDDGELRLLDFGLAYCPGLSQDAPATLPGTPSFIAPEAFQGAAPSAQQDLYAVGVTLYFLLTGHFPYGEIEAFQRPRFGVPVSAGRYRPDLPEWLAQCLERGVATDPLQRYETAEEWLLILEQGERRSLNVRPRPLLEREPLKVWRTLALLALLGNLVLLFLLFHG is encoded by the coding sequence ATGGCCCTGCAACTGAGCTTCGCCGAAGCCAGCGCCACCGGCCCCCGCGCGGAAAACCAGGACGCCTTGCGCCTGGTGACCCCGGCCCCGGCGCTGGCGGCCAGCAAAGGTTTTCTGTTTGCCATCGCCGACGGCGTCAGCCAGTGCGCCGATGGCGGGCTGGCTGCGCGTTCGACCTTGCAGGCGCTGGCGCTGGACTACTACGCCACCCCGGAAACCTGGAGCGTGGCCCAAGCCCTTGATCGTCTGCTGCTTGCACAAAACCGCTGGTTGCAGGCCAACGGTGGCGGACAGCCACTGCTCACCACGGTCAGTGCGTTGGTCCTGCGGGGCCGGCGATTTACCCTGGCGCACGTCGGTGATTGCCGGGTCTATCGCTGGGACGCCGAGACCTTGCAGCGGATCAGCGAGGATCACGTCTGGGATCAACCGGGCATGCAGCATGTGCTCAAGCGCGCACTGGGACTGGATCAGCATCTGGTGCTGGACTTTCTCGATGGCGAACTGCGTGACGGCGAATGTTTCGTGCTGCTCAGCGATGGCGTGTGGGCGGCGCTCGGCGATACCACCATCGCCGGAATCCTGCGCGATCAGCCGGACCTGCACAGTGCGGCGCAAACGTTGGTCAACGCCGCGCACCTGGCCGGCAGTCAGGACAACGCCAGCGCGCTGTTGGTGCGGGTGGATGCCGTCGGCGAGGCCTGCCTCGGCGACGCGCTGATTCATTTGCAGCAATGGCCGCTGCCCCCGCCGCTGAAACCGGGTCAGGTCTTTGAAGGCTGGCGGGTGCAAGGGATCGTCGGTCAGAGCCAACAATCATTGCTGTATCGCGTGCTCGATGGTCAGGGCCAAGCCTGGCTTTTGAAAACGTTGCCTGCACAACTGGCAGACGATGCCCAGGCCGGTCAGGCCTTGCTGGCGGAGGAATGGTTTCTCAAACGCGTCGCCGGGCGGCATTTTCCCGAAGTCCATAGCGCCGGCCAGCGTCAGCATTTGTACTACGTGATGCGTGAATATTCGGGGACGACCCTGGCTCAGTTGTTCGAGCAAAGCGGCCCGCTGCCACTGGCTCAGTGGCAGGATCTGGCCGAACGCCTGTTGCGGGCCGTCGGACTGTTGCATCGACGGCAGATTCTGCACCGCGACATCAAACCGGAAAATCTGCACCTGGGGGACGACGGCGAGTTGCGCCTGCTGGATTTCGGCCTGGCGTACTGCCCCGGTCTGTCGCAGGACGCACCGGCAACCTTGCCCGGAACCCCGAGTTTCATCGCGCCGGAAGCCTTTCAAGGCGCAGCACCCAGCGCACAACAGGATCTGTATGCGGTAGGCGTGACCTTGTATTTCCTGCTCACCGGGCATTTTCCCTACGGCGAAATCGAAGCCTTCCAGCGCCCGCGTTTCGGGGTGCCGGTGAGTGCCGGTCGCTATCGCCCGGATCTGCCGGAGTGGCTGGCGCAATGTCTGGAGCGCGGTGTGGCGACCGATCCATTGCAACGCTATGAAACCGCCGAGGAATGGCTGCTGATTCTGGAGCAAGGTGAACGCCGCAGCCTGAATGTACGCCCTCGCCCCTTGCTGGAACGGGAGCCGCTGAAGGTCTGGCGGACATTGGCGTTGCTGGCGCTGCTGGGCAATCTGGTGCTGCTTTTTCTGTTGTTTCATGGGTGA
- a CDS encoding ANTAR domain-containing response regulator produces MLRILLINDTAKKVGRLKAALTEAGFEVIDESGLTIDLPARVETVRPDVILIDTESPSRDVMEQVVLVSRDQPRPIVMFTDEHDPGVMRQAIKSGVSAYIVEGIHAQRLQPILDVAMARFESDQALRAQLQARDQQLAERKRIELAKGLLMKMKDCNEEEAYTLMRRQAMSRQQKLIQVAEQIIAMSELLG; encoded by the coding sequence ATGCTGCGCATTCTGCTGATCAACGACACCGCGAAAAAAGTCGGGCGCCTGAAAGCCGCGCTGACCGAGGCCGGTTTCGAGGTGATCGACGAGTCGGGCTTGACCATCGACCTGCCGGCGCGCGTCGAAACGGTGCGCCCGGACGTGATCCTGATCGATACCGAGTCACCGAGCCGCGATGTGATGGAGCAAGTGGTGCTGGTCAGCCGCGACCAGCCCCGGCCGATCGTGATGTTCACCGACGAGCATGACCCCGGCGTGATGCGTCAGGCAATCAAGTCCGGGGTCAGTGCCTACATTGTCGAGGGCATTCACGCACAACGCTTGCAGCCGATTCTCGACGTGGCCATGGCCCGCTTCGAAAGCGACCAGGCCTTGCGCGCCCAGCTTCAGGCCCGCGACCAGCAACTGGCCGAGCGCAAACGCATCGAACTGGCTAAAGGTCTGCTGATGAAAATGAAGGACTGCAACGAAGAAGAGGCCTACACCCTGATGCGCCGCCAGGCCATGAGCCGCCAGCAGAAACTGATTCAGGTGGCGGAGCAGATCATTGCCATGAGCGAGCTGCTTGGCTGA
- a CDS encoding CmpA/NrtA family ABC transporter substrate-binding protein produces the protein MTQTSAGPLAWVNGSDAPEKSAINLGFMALSDCASLVVAATQGFAQPYGLTLNLKRQSSWANLRDNLVSGELDAAHSLYGLIYAVHLGIGGVAPTDMAVLMGLNQNGQSLNLSHGLQGLGVTGPEALHHHVHQTRAKLTFAQTFPTGTHAMWLYYWLASQGIHPLQDVDSVVVPPPQMVAHLQAGRIDGLCVGEPWAASAVQQDLGFTLATSQTIWPDHPEKVLGCTRAFVEQYPNTARALVMAILEASRFIEESPENRRSTAQLLSAAEYLDAPVSYIEPRFLGDYDDGLGNRWQDPHALRFHGDGAVNLPYLSDGMWFMTQFRRWGLLRDDPDYLAVARQVQQLEIYRDAATAVGVAAWGKDMRSSQLIDGKIWDGSDPAAYARSFTLHALNDSAPLLAHR, from the coding sequence ATGACTCAAACCTCCGCCGGGCCGCTGGCCTGGGTCAACGGCAGCGATGCCCCGGAAAAAAGCGCGATCAACCTCGGTTTCATGGCCCTGAGCGACTGCGCCTCGCTGGTGGTCGCCGCCACCCAAGGCTTTGCTCAGCCTTATGGGTTGACCCTGAACCTCAAGCGCCAGAGTTCCTGGGCCAACCTGCGGGACAACCTGGTCAGCGGCGAACTCGATGCCGCCCACAGCCTTTACGGCCTGATTTACGCGGTGCACTTGGGCATCGGCGGTGTCGCGCCGACCGACATGGCGGTGCTGATGGGCCTGAATCAGAACGGCCAGAGCCTGAACCTGTCCCACGGTTTGCAGGGCCTGGGCGTGACCGGTCCTGAAGCGCTGCACCACCATGTGCACCAAACCCGCGCAAAACTGACTTTCGCCCAGACCTTCCCGACCGGCACCCATGCCATGTGGCTGTATTACTGGCTGGCGAGCCAGGGCATTCATCCGTTGCAGGATGTCGACAGCGTGGTGGTACCGCCGCCGCAAATGGTCGCGCACTTGCAGGCCGGACGCATTGATGGCCTCTGCGTCGGCGAGCCGTGGGCGGCCAGCGCCGTGCAGCAGGATCTCGGTTTCACGCTGGCGACCAGCCAGACCATCTGGCCCGATCACCCGGAAAAAGTCCTCGGCTGCACCCGTGCCTTCGTCGAGCAATACCCCAACACCGCCCGGGCGCTGGTGATGGCGATCCTCGAAGCCAGTCGCTTCATTGAAGAAAGCCCGGAAAACCGCCGCAGCACCGCGCAGTTGCTGAGCGCCGCGGAATACCTCGACGCCCCGGTGTCGTACATCGAGCCGCGCTTTCTCGGCGACTACGACGATGGCCTCGGCAACCGCTGGCAAGACCCGCACGCCCTGCGCTTTCACGGCGATGGCGCGGTGAATCTGCCGTACCTGTCGGACGGCATGTGGTTCATGACCCAGTTTCGCCGTTGGGGTTTGCTGCGCGATGACCCGGATTACCTCGCCGTCGCCCGTCAGGTGCAGCAACTGGAGATCTATCGCGACGCGGCGACTGCTGTGGGCGTCGCAGCCTGGGGCAAGGACATGCGCAGCAGCCAGTTGATCGACGGCAAAATCTGGGACGGCAGCGACCCGGCCGCCTACGCCCGAAGCTTCACGCTCCACGCGCTGAACGACAGCGCGCCCCTTCTCGCCCACCGCTGA
- a CDS encoding nitrate reductase — protein sequence MNRQTTASTCCYCGVGCGVLIEHDGERILGVSGDPAHPANLGKLCSKGSTLHLTGDLAARALYPELRLGKGLARSRCDWDTALDHATNVFADTIAEHGPDSVAFYISGQLLTEDYYAFNKLARALVGTNNIDSNSRLCMSSAVVGYKRSLGADAPPCSYEDLELSDCVVIVGSNMAYAHPVLFRRLEEAKSRRRQMKVIVIDPRRTDTCDLADLHLAILPGTDVALFHGILHLLLWEDWIDRDFIKAHTDGLAELKSLVRDYTPAMVSQLCGISVEQLQQCAEWIGTAPSFLSLWCMGLNQSTAGSAKNSALINLHLATGQIGRPGAGPFSLTGQPNAMGGRETGSLSNLLPGHREVANPEHRAEVAAYWGVDKLPENTGLSAIELFEQVRSGKIKALWIACTNPAQSMPDQNAVRAALEACPFVVLQEAFRTTETAAFADLLLPAASWGEKEGSVTNSERRISHVRKAIAAPGEARPDWAITVDFAQRLEKRLRPQQPGLFAFEQPAQLFDEYKQLTRGRDLDLSGISHELIDALGPQQWPFPAGARQGTARLYGNGIFPTPNGRAQFVADPYRAAKEQRDARFPLTLITGRLRDQWHGMSRTGTAAQLFGHVSEAVLSLHPDELRRHRLQPGDLVNLKSRRGAVIVAVASDDGVRPGQAFLPMHWGDRFLKGGVNSLTLPTFDPLSKQPELKHSGVRLEPVDLPWQLFALIEGDVQRHFEALRPLCEGFSYASLSLVGRERPALLIRAASAVAPDPQLLRDIDQCLALIDGPVLAYDDPRRAIGKRVRIENGRITAIRLAGETLAQHWLQGLWLEGRADEQLRRWLLAPMSAPPGNAGAQVMADKTLCNCKNVSHSAVCAGIREGLDLQGLKNTLGCGTQCGSCVPEIKRLLAAEVRPVAVI from the coding sequence ATGAACCGCCAGACGACCGCCTCGACCTGCTGCTATTGCGGGGTCGGCTGCGGCGTGCTGATCGAGCATGACGGCGAGCGCATCCTCGGCGTCAGCGGCGATCCGGCGCACCCGGCCAACCTCGGCAAACTGTGCAGCAAAGGCTCGACCCTGCACCTGACCGGTGATCTGGCGGCACGGGCGTTGTACCCGGAATTGCGCCTGGGCAAAGGCCTGGCCCGCAGTCGCTGCGACTGGGACACCGCGCTGGATCACGCCACCAACGTGTTCGCCGACACCATCGCCGAACACGGGCCGGACAGCGTGGCGTTCTACATCTCCGGGCAATTGCTGACCGAGGATTACTACGCCTTCAACAAACTGGCGCGGGCGCTGGTCGGCACCAATAACATCGACAGCAATTCGCGGCTGTGCATGTCTTCGGCGGTGGTCGGTTACAAACGCAGCCTCGGCGCCGACGCACCGCCGTGCAGCTACGAAGACCTGGAGTTGAGCGATTGCGTGGTGATCGTCGGCAGTAACATGGCCTACGCCCATCCGGTACTGTTTCGTCGTCTCGAAGAGGCAAAATCCCGCCGTCGGCAGATGAAAGTCATCGTCATCGACCCACGGCGCACCGACACCTGCGATCTGGCCGACCTGCACCTGGCGATTCTGCCGGGCACCGATGTCGCGTTGTTCCATGGGATTTTGCATCTGCTGTTGTGGGAAGACTGGATCGACCGCGACTTCATCAAGGCGCACACCGACGGCCTCGCCGAGCTGAAAAGTCTGGTGCGCGATTACACCCCGGCCATGGTGTCGCAGCTGTGCGGAATCAGTGTCGAGCAGTTGCAGCAATGCGCCGAATGGATCGGCACCGCGCCGAGTTTTCTGTCGCTGTGGTGCATGGGCCTGAACCAGTCCACCGCTGGCAGCGCGAAAAACAGCGCGCTGATCAATCTGCACCTGGCCACCGGGCAAATCGGCCGGCCGGGTGCGGGACCTTTCTCCCTGACCGGTCAGCCGAATGCCATGGGCGGACGGGAAACCGGCAGCCTTTCCAATCTGTTGCCCGGGCATCGTGAAGTGGCCAATCCGGAGCACCGCGCCGAAGTGGCAGCATATTGGGGTGTGGATAAGCTGCCGGAAAACACCGGGCTCAGCGCCATCGAACTGTTTGAGCAAGTGCGCAGCGGCAAGATCAAGGCGTTGTGGATTGCCTGCACCAACCCCGCACAATCCATGCCGGATCAGAACGCCGTGCGCGCCGCGCTGGAAGCCTGTCCGTTCGTGGTGTTGCAGGAGGCATTTCGCACCACTGAAACTGCAGCGTTTGCTGATCTGCTGTTGCCGGCGGCCAGTTGGGGCGAGAAGGAAGGCTCGGTGACCAACTCCGAGCGGCGGATTTCCCACGTTCGCAAAGCCATTGCCGCACCGGGGGAAGCGCGACCGGACTGGGCAATCACAGTGGATTTCGCACAACGCCTGGAGAAACGTCTGCGTCCGCAGCAGCCCGGTCTGTTTGCTTTCGAACAACCGGCGCAGCTGTTTGACGAGTACAAACAACTGACCCGGGGGCGCGATCTGGATTTGTCCGGGATCAGCCACGAATTGATTGATGCGCTGGGGCCCCAGCAATGGCCCTTCCCCGCGGGTGCCCGCCAGGGAACAGCCCGGCTGTATGGCAATGGGATCTTTCCTACGCCGAACGGTCGCGCGCAATTCGTTGCCGATCCCTATCGCGCCGCCAAGGAACAACGCGACGCACGCTTTCCCCTGACCCTGATCACCGGCCGCCTGCGTGATCAATGGCACGGTATGAGCCGCACCGGTACAGCCGCGCAGTTGTTCGGTCATGTCAGCGAAGCGGTGTTGAGCCTGCATCCTGACGAGTTGCGCCGCCACCGCTTGCAGCCGGGGGATCTGGTGAACCTGAAAAGTCGTCGAGGCGCGGTGATAGTCGCGGTCGCCAGCGATGACGGAGTGCGTCCGGGCCAGGCGTTCCTGCCGATGCACTGGGGTGACCGTTTCCTCAAGGGCGGCGTGAACAGCCTGACCCTGCCCACCTTCGATCCTTTATCGAAACAGCCGGAACTCAAGCATAGCGGCGTGCGGCTGGAGCCGGTGGATTTGCCATGGCAACTGTTCGCACTGATCGAGGGCGATGTTCAACGGCATTTCGAGGCGCTTCGACCGCTCTGTGAGGGGTTTTCCTACGCAAGTCTCAGCCTTGTCGGACGTGAACGGCCTGCGCTGCTGATACGCGCAGCCAGCGCTGTGGCGCCAGACCCGCAATTGCTGCGTGACATCGACCAGTGCCTGGCCCTGATCGACGGGCCGGTGCTGGCTTATGACGATCCTCGCCGCGCCATTGGTAAACGGGTGCGCATCGAAAACGGGCGAATCACCGCGATCCGTCTGGCCGGCGAAACCCTCGCTCAGCACTGGTTGCAAGGCCTGTGGCTGGAGGGCCGCGCCGACGAACAACTGCGGCGCTGGCTGCTGGCACCGATGAGTGCACCACCGGGCAACGCCGGCGCGCAGGTTATGGCGGACAAGACCCTGTGCAACTGCAAGAACGTCAGCCACAGCGCGGTCTGCGCCGGTATCCGTGAAGGTCTTGATCTGCAGGGTTTGAAAAATACATTGGGATGCGGCACGCAATGCGGCTCCTGCGTCCCGGAAATCAAGCGTTTGCTGGCCGCCGAAGTGCGTCCGGTCGCCGTCATCTGA
- a CDS encoding nitrate/nitrite transporter — translation MNKSFWKSGHTPTLFAAFLYFDLSFMVWYLLGPLAVQIAADLHLTTQQRGLVVATPILAGAVLRFAMGMLADRLSPKTAGLIGQVIVICALFGAWKLGIHSYEQALLLGLFLGMAGASFAVALPLASQWYPPEHQGKAMGIAGAGNSGTVFAALIAPVLAAAFGWSNVFGFALIPLILTLVLFAWLAKNAPERPKAKSMADYFKALGDRDSWWFMFFYSVTFGGFIGLASALPGYFNDQYGLSPVTAGYYTAACVFGGSLMRPLGGALADRFGGIRTLLAMYTVAAVCIAAVGFNLPSSYAALALFVCTMLGLGAGNGAVFQLVPQRFRREIGVMTGLIGMAGGIGGFALAAGMGAIKQSTGSYQLALWLFASLGVLAWFGLHGVKRRWRTTWGSAAVTAARV, via the coding sequence ATGAATAAAAGCTTCTGGAAATCCGGCCACACCCCGACCCTGTTCGCGGCCTTCCTGTATTTCGACCTGAGCTTCATGGTCTGGTATCTGCTCGGCCCGCTGGCGGTGCAGATTGCCGCCGACCTGCACCTGACCACTCAACAGCGTGGCCTCGTGGTGGCGACGCCGATTCTGGCCGGCGCGGTGCTGCGCTTTGCGATGGGCATGCTCGCCGATCGCCTGTCGCCGAAAACCGCCGGGCTGATCGGCCAGGTGATCGTGATCTGTGCGCTGTTCGGTGCCTGGAAACTCGGCATCCACAGCTACGAACAAGCCCTGCTGCTCGGCCTGTTCCTCGGCATGGCCGGCGCCTCGTTCGCCGTGGCCCTGCCGCTGGCCTCGCAGTGGTATCCGCCAGAGCATCAGGGCAAGGCGATGGGCATCGCCGGGGCCGGCAACTCCGGGACCGTGTTTGCAGCGCTGATCGCCCCGGTACTGGCGGCGGCGTTCGGCTGGAGCAATGTGTTCGGTTTCGCCCTGATTCCGCTGATCCTGACCCTGGTGCTGTTTGCCTGGCTGGCGAAGAACGCACCGGAGCGGCCAAAAGCCAAATCCATGGCCGATTACTTCAAGGCCCTGGGCGACCGCGACAGTTGGTGGTTCATGTTTTTCTACAGCGTCACCTTCGGCGGCTTCATCGGCCTGGCCAGCGCCCTGCCCGGCTACTTCAACGATCAATACGGTTTGAGCCCGGTCACCGCCGGTTACTACACCGCCGCCTGCGTGTTCGGCGGCAGCCTGATGCGCCCGCTGGGTGGCGCGCTCGCCGACCGTTTCGGCGGGATTCGCACGTTGCTGGCGATGTACACGGTAGCCGCAGTTTGTATCGCAGCGGTCGGATTCAACCTGCCAAGTTCCTACGCGGCGCTGGCACTTTTTGTCTGCACCATGCTCGGTCTCGGCGCGGGCAATGGCGCGGTGTTCCAACTGGTGCCGCAACGTTTCCGTCGCGAAATCGGCGTGATGACCGGGCTGATCGGCATGGCCGGCGGCATCGGCGGTTTCGCCCTGGCGGCAGGCATGGGCGCGATCAAACAGAGCACCGGCAGCTATCAACTGGCGCTGTGGTTGTTCGCCAGCCTTGGCGTGCTGGCGTGGTTCGGTCTGCACGGGGTCAAACGTCGCTGGAGAACCACCTGGGGTTCGGCGGCCGTGACCGCTGCCCGGGTCTGA